In a single window of the Candidatus Wallbacteria bacterium genome:
- a CDS encoding CGGC domain-containing protein, producing MKKAGIIRCQQTEDMCPGTTDFKNAAQGSGAFEKTGPVEITGFTSCGGCPGKRAVTRVKFMVEWGAEVIVFASCISKGTPINFPCPHFQVMKAAIISEIGPEIEIIDFTH from the coding sequence ATGAAAAAAGCAGGCATCATCCGCTGTCAGCAGACAGAAGACATGTGCCCAGGCACTACTGATTTCAAGAATGCGGCGCAGGGCAGCGGGGCATTTGAAAAAACTGGTCCTGTTGAAATAACAGGCTTTACAAGCTGCGGTGGCTGCCCTGGTAAAAGAGCTGTAACCAGAGTGAAATTCATGGTGGAATGGGGTGCAGAAGTGATTGTCTTCGCTTCCTGCATATCCAAAGGAACACCGATCAACTTTCCCTGCCCGCATTTCCAGGTGATGAAAGCAGCAATCATCAGCGAAATCGGGCCTGAGATTGAGATCATTGATTTCACCCATTAA
- a CDS encoding ankyrin repeat domain-containing protein: MKGAILDPITLALIVTYFVIPVSVPLLLLLLTSPIWWPWTEKKALRFIKLFAMPWIPIFFINFLGMFLIIYIAHTRLYFAQPRGGHWGFAPDRTEWKPPYSEDHPFNSREYEKKKKEAEEKNRPLKKIFFAQTTWEVQALLDQGVDVNAEDENGITPLMFAVHRRDLTITKYLIGKGADVEHLDGVDHYPIFLELFYGNSNIVINYHVKEIKSMPSMELLELLVRSGADIDRFFKTECQHCSINCDVLKMCKLMHAKDSDKINLIGDGHENRSIQKWTIYTFFIVCPILVFLNFARAVWLDVKGDLYKKQLYFSFFMLIILAFISPFFDYLDYAVLINGFRNFRFELTTFLAFLLPNLLMMFILWANCRKITALRMRNILPDFHDIAVKIALLILYGFSAIAFQSYMVLQIILRINSFGDWAFRNWK; this comes from the coding sequence ATGAAGGGAGCCATTTTGGACCCAATTACTTTAGCATTGATTGTTACGTACTTCGTTATCCCGGTTAGTGTACCTTTGTTGCTGCTTTTGCTTACTTCACCTATCTGGTGGCCCTGGACCGAAAAAAAGGCGCTAAGATTCATCAAGTTATTTGCCATGCCCTGGATTCCTATATTCTTCATTAATTTCTTGGGGATGTTTTTAATTATCTACATTGCTCATACACGCTTGTATTTTGCCCAACCTCGTGGTGGCCACTGGGGTTTTGCACCGGACAGGACAGAATGGAAGCCACCTTATTCAGAAGATCATCCGTTTAATTCTCGGGAGTATGAAAAGAAGAAAAAAGAAGCAGAAGAGAAAAACCGTCCACTGAAAAAAATATTCTTCGCACAGACCACTTGGGAAGTTCAAGCATTGCTCGATCAAGGCGTTGATGTAAATGCTGAGGACGAAAACGGAATCACCCCACTGATGTTCGCAGTTCACAGGCGGGACTTGACAATTACAAAATATCTAATTGGAAAAGGCGCTGACGTGGAGCATTTAGATGGTGTAGATCACTATCCGATTTTTCTGGAACTGTTTTACGGGAATTCAAATATTGTTATCAATTACCATGTGAAAGAGATTAAAAGCATGCCAAGCATGGAATTGTTAGAATTACTTGTACGTTCAGGTGCCGACATCGACCGCTTTTTTAAAACAGAATGCCAACACTGCAGTATTAACTGTGATGTGCTGAAAATGTGCAAGTTAATGCATGCCAAAGACAGTGACAAAATTAACCTGATAGGTGACGGGCATGAAAACAGATCAATACAAAAATGGACGATTTATACGTTTTTCATCGTATGTCCGATCCTGGTTTTTCTGAATTTTGCCAGAGCGGTCTGGCTTGATGTCAAGGGCGACTTGTATAAAAAGCAGTTATACTTCTCCTTTTTTATGCTGATTATTCTTGCGTTTATCAGCCCGTTTTTTGATTATCTGGATTATGCTGTGTTGATCAATGGCTTCAGAAATTTCCGCTTTGAATTAACGACTTTTTTGGCTTTCCTTTTGCCCAATCTGCTCATGATGTTCATTCTCTGGGCCAATTGCAGAAAAATCACAGCACTGCGGATGAGAAATATCCTGCCTGATTTTCATGATATTGCAGTAAAAATAGCGCTTCTGATCCTGTATGGTTTTTCTGCCATTGCCTTTCAGAGTTACATGGTGCTGCAAATCATTCTAAGAATAAATTCTTTTGGAGATTGGGCTTTTAGAAACTGGAAATAA